From the Solanum stenotomum isolate F172 chromosome 4, ASM1918654v1, whole genome shotgun sequence genome, one window contains:
- the LOC125861547 gene encoding uncharacterized protein LOC125861547: MREFELQRMKESETVKEYSDRLIGIVNKAQEQRRPMRQDGMVEGALVASYKTQSKCKNGKQLGREVVICKSKFQKDETVAQVTTEEEEEHLFVATCFSTKKSDFWMIDSGCTNHMTYERNLFKEFIPMENKKVRIGNSDCIPTKGKGSVSIKTNSGTKIISDVFYVPDIDKSLFSVGQLIEKGFKLLFGDKYCRIFDSTKQEILQVEMRGKSFSFNPTEDAQKPCMTKDE; encoded by the exons atgaggGAATTCGAATTGCAGAGAATGAAAGAGTCAGAAACAGTCAAGGAATACTCTGACAGATTGATTGGTATTGTCAACAAG GCTCAGGAACAAAGGAGACCTATGAGGCAAGATGGCATGGTTGAAGGAGCATTAGTAGCCAGCTACAAAACTCAAAGCAAg TGCAAGAACGGCAAACAACTTGGTCGTGAAGTTGTGATTTGCAAAAGCAAATTTCAAAAAGATGAAACAGTTGCCCAAGTCActactgaagaagaagaagaacactTATTTGTGGCAACTTgtttttcaaccaaaaaatctgatttttggATGATTGATAGTGGTTGTACAAACCACATGACATATGAAAGAAATCTTTTTAAAGAGTTCATTCCTATGGAAAATAAGAAAGTCAGAATTGGGAATAGTGATTGTATTCCTACAAAAGGAAAAGGGTCTGtttcaattaaaacaaattcaggtacaaaaataatttcagaTGTTTTTTATGTGCCTGATATTGATAAAAGTTTGTTTAGTGTTGGTCAGTTAATAGAAAAaggatttaaattattatttggagACAAATATTGTCGAATCTTTGATTCTACTAAGCAAGAGATTTTACAAGTTGAAATGAGAGGTAAAAGTTTCTCATTTAATCCAACAGAAGATGCACAGAAGCCTTGCATGACAAAGGACGAATAG